A genomic segment from Coriobacteriia bacterium encodes:
- a CDS encoding V-type ATPase subunit codes for MSEAVVTAGNRAVPESDEGYANARLRGMRSHLLPLSFYERLIEAPDLNQVVKELMDTSYSGDLEDQLVHGRTAAVIDEALKHNMIRAYRKVLKFLHPNARMLLSTLLGRWDVFNLKTILRGAHNHVAFDDVKSSFFPVGYLSAEELEALSKLDDVRVIIDTMAMWDYPYAAPLRRAYPEFSKSNDLAPLELALDRQYAEWAASRLIGEAPDVDVARRILGMQIDTLNLVMVFRLLKADVESIDASGYYLEGGRVIRKEQFLELARLSDVDEVLDRLKSTAYAEALDAAALRYLENASIPVFERALEDLLMRRALLSGVRDPHGVGVAIAYLFGKQNEVTNVRIIVKGKAVGMPADRVREELILV; via the coding sequence ATGAGCGAAGCCGTCGTCACTGCAGGGAACCGAGCGGTTCCTGAATCAGACGAGGGATACGCGAACGCGCGGTTGCGTGGCATGCGCTCGCACCTGTTGCCGCTCTCGTTCTACGAGCGGCTCATCGAGGCGCCCGACCTGAACCAGGTCGTCAAAGAGCTCATGGACACGTCGTACTCGGGCGATCTCGAGGATCAGCTTGTTCACGGGCGCACGGCCGCCGTGATCGATGAAGCGCTCAAGCACAACATGATTCGTGCGTACCGAAAGGTGCTCAAGTTCCTGCACCCGAACGCACGCATGTTGCTCTCGACGCTGCTCGGCCGCTGGGACGTGTTCAACCTGAAGACGATCCTTCGCGGTGCGCACAACCACGTGGCTTTCGACGACGTGAAGTCGAGCTTCTTCCCGGTGGGGTACTTGTCCGCCGAGGAGCTCGAGGCACTGAGCAAGCTTGACGACGTTCGGGTCATCATCGACACGATGGCGATGTGGGACTACCCGTACGCGGCGCCTCTGCGGCGTGCGTATCCGGAGTTCTCCAAGTCAAACGACCTCGCGCCGCTGGAGCTCGCGCTCGACCGGCAGTACGCCGAGTGGGCCGCATCACGGCTCATCGGCGAGGCGCCCGATGTCGACGTCGCTCGCCGGATTCTCGGTATGCAGATCGACACGCTCAACCTCGTCATGGTGTTTCGGTTGCTCAAGGCCGACGTCGAGTCGATCGACGCCAGCGGTTACTACCTCGAAGGCGGGCGCGTCATCCGTAAGGAGCAGTTCCTTGAGCTCGCGCGGCTGTCCGACGTTGATGAGGTGCTCGACCGCCTCAAGAGCACGGCCTACGCCGAAGCGCTCGATGCGGCGGCGCTGCGATATCTCGAGAACGCGTCGATCCCCGTGTTCGAGCGTGCACTCGAAGACCTGCTCATGCGTCGCGCACTTCTCTCCGGTGTGCGCGATCCGCATGGAGTGGGCGTGGCGATCGCATACCTCTTCGGCAAGCAGAACGAGGTCACGAACGTGCGAATCATCGTGAAGGGCAAGGCCGTCGGGATGCCGGCGGACCGAGTGAGAGAGGAGCTCATCCTTGTATAA
- a CDS encoding V-type ATP synthase subunit A, with protein MIVGTIAKITGPVAVADGMTGARMYDIVRVGNEGLMGEVIRLEGDTATIQVYEDTSGLKVGEVVESTEGPLMVELGPGLLTSIYDGVQRPLPVIAAESGDFIERGTVASALDRTKKWSFTPVVSAGDEVGAGDVIGTVPEGQTILHKVMVPPIIKSGKLASVAAKGEYTVDDVVATMADGTEIKMSQRWPVREGRPYIKKMDPTTPFTTGMRILDTFFPIALGGNAIIPGGFGTGKTVTQQSLAKWADVDIIVYIGCGERGNEMTEVLTEFPHLDDPRNNAPLMDRTVLVANTSNMPVAAREASIYVGATLAEFYRDMGYNVAMMADSTSRWGEALREVSGRLEEMPGEEGYPAYLATRLAAFYERSGRVKPLGSNDDERIGSVTMVGAVSPAGGDMSEPMTQNSLRVTGAFWALDTSLAHRRHFPAISWTKSYTLFLGQVKGWYEENVAPDWLDYRERAMSILQKETELQEIVQLVGPDALPESEKIILEVARMLREDFLQQFAFDEVDAYCPPKKQYWILKTILAFNDAAVSALNRGVSLRQVLDLPMRDQIAILKTTPHEQALEDMPILCGKIAEEIAGIEVY; from the coding sequence ATGATCGTCGGAACTATTGCGAAGATCACCGGCCCGGTCGCGGTCGCCGACGGCATGACCGGTGCCCGGATGTACGACATCGTCCGGGTTGGCAACGAAGGTCTCATGGGCGAGGTCATCCGGCTCGAGGGCGACACCGCGACCATCCAGGTCTACGAGGACACCTCGGGCCTGAAGGTCGGCGAGGTTGTCGAGTCGACCGAGGGTCCGCTCATGGTTGAGCTCGGCCCGGGCCTGCTCACGTCGATCTACGACGGGGTGCAGCGACCGCTGCCCGTCATCGCGGCTGAGAGCGGCGACTTCATCGAGCGCGGTACCGTGGCGTCGGCACTCGACCGCACCAAGAAGTGGTCGTTCACGCCGGTTGTCTCGGCAGGGGACGAAGTAGGAGCGGGCGACGTCATCGGGACGGTTCCCGAGGGCCAGACGATCCTGCACAAGGTCATGGTTCCGCCGATCATCAAGTCCGGCAAGCTCGCGAGCGTGGCCGCCAAGGGCGAGTACACGGTCGACGACGTCGTGGCGACGATGGCCGATGGCACCGAGATCAAGATGTCGCAGCGGTGGCCGGTCCGTGAAGGCCGCCCCTACATCAAGAAGATGGACCCGACGACCCCGTTCACCACGGGCATGCGGATCCTCGACACGTTCTTCCCGATCGCCCTGGGCGGCAACGCGATCATCCCGGGCGGCTTCGGTACGGGAAAGACGGTCACCCAGCAGTCGCTGGCCAAGTGGGCCGACGTCGACATCATCGTCTACATCGGCTGCGGTGAGCGCGGCAACGAGATGACGGAAGTCCTCACGGAGTTCCCGCACCTCGACGACCCGCGCAACAACGCGCCGCTCATGGACCGCACCGTGCTCGTCGCCAACACGTCGAACATGCCGGTCGCGGCGCGCGAGGCCTCCATCTACGTGGGAGCCACGCTGGCCGAGTTCTATCGCGACATGGGCTACAACGTCGCCATGATGGCCGACTCCACCTCCCGCTGGGGCGAAGCGCTCCGAGAGGTGTCCGGTCGACTCGAGGAGATGCCGGGCGAGGAAGGCTACCCGGCGTACCTCGCAACGCGTCTCGCCGCGTTCTACGAGCGCTCGGGCCGCGTCAAGCCGCTCGGCTCAAACGACGACGAGCGTATCGGCTCTGTCACGATGGTCGGCGCCGTGTCGCCGGCCGGTGGTGACATGTCCGAGCCGATGACGCAGAACTCGCTGCGAGTCACGGGTGCGTTCTGGGCACTCGACACCTCGCTTGCCCACCGCCGCCACTTCCCGGCCATCAGCTGGACGAAGAGCTACACGCTCTTCCTCGGCCAGGTGAAGGGTTGGTACGAGGAGAACGTCGCTCCCGACTGGCTCGACTACCGCGAGCGTGCGATGTCGATCCTGCAGAAGGAGACGGAACTGCAGGAGATCGTGCAGCTCGTCGGCCCGGACGCGTTGCCGGAGTCCGAGAAGATCATCCTCGAGGTCGCGCGCATGCTGCGTGAAGACTTCCTGCAGCAGTTCGCATTCGACGAGGTCGACGCGTACTGCCCACCCAAGAAGCAGTACTGGATCCTCAAGACGATCCTCGCCTTCAACGACGCCGCGGTCTCGGCGCTCAACAGAGGCGTGTCACTGCGGCAGGTGCTCGATCTGCCGATGCGTGACCAGATCGCAATTCTCAAGACGACACCGCACGAGCAGGCGCTCGAGGATATGCCGATCCTGTGCGGCAAGATAGCCGAAGAAATCGCCGGAATCGAGGTGTACTAG
- a CDS encoding V-type ATP synthase subunit F, which yields MYKLLVLTDSDSADGFRLAGVDVMIAESPEEARKTLASLIDTDSSGIIAVNERLMTAIDERLRKKIDSIYRPIVVSLPIREKLEMGEDHRAYLSRLIRRAIGFDITLRRG from the coding sequence TTGTATAAGCTCCTCGTTCTCACCGACTCAGACTCGGCCGACGGTTTCCGTCTCGCCGGCGTCGACGTCATGATCGCCGAGTCCCCCGAGGAAGCGCGTAAGACACTTGCGTCGCTCATCGACACGGACTCGAGCGGAATCATTGCGGTCAACGAACGCCTCATGACGGCGATCGATGAACGGCTTAGGAAGAAGATCGACTCGATCTACCGACCGATCGTGGTCTCCCTGCCGATCAGGGAGAAGCTCGAGATGGGCGAGGACCACCGCGCCTACCTCTCGAGGCTCATTAGGCGAGCGATTGGTTTCGATATCACACTGAGGCGGGGATGA
- a CDS encoding V-type ATP synthase subunit K has translation MISKRFSKYAFWGTFLAIVLIPLAAFANEAEAATAAVVTTGAGIKTIGAALAMGLSAIGAGYAQAKIGSAGQGTLAERPEERVFVLVLTALPEVIALLGFVMAIILNG, from the coding sequence ATGATCAGCAAGAGGTTCTCGAAGTACGCGTTCTGGGGCACGTTCCTGGCAATTGTCCTCATCCCGCTCGCAGCGTTTGCGAACGAGGCTGAGGCCGCGACCGCAGCAGTTGTCACCACAGGTGCTGGCATCAAGACCATCGGTGCTGCTCTCGCGATGGGCCTTTCGGCCATCGGCGCCGGCTACGCGCAGGCAAAGATCGGTTCGGCAGGTCAGGGTACGCTCGCTGAGCGTCCTGAAGAGCGCGTCTTCGTCCTGGTTCTGACGGCACTCCCCGAAGTCATCGCACTTCTCGGCTTCGTCATGGCCATCATCCTCAACGGCTAA